One Stratiformator vulcanicus genomic window, GGGCGGCGGTTAATGAATTCGTCCGATATCGCTTGCCGGATCGAAGTGCTGACCGCGGCGGGTCGTGGAGCGATCGGCACGCTGCGATTTGTCGGCCCGGTCGATCTCATTGACGCCGCGGAGTGCTTTCGGGCAGCCAATGGGCGATCGATCGCCGATCAAATGACGAATCGCATTTTCTTCGGCCATTGGGGACGGGGAGAAGCGACCGAGGAGGTGGTACTGTGCCGAACGTCTGCTGACGAATTAGAAATCCACTGTCACGGCGGCTCCGCGGCGATCACTCGCATTCTAAACGATGTCCGTGCTGCCGGTGCGACTGTCGCGCGCGAAAGCACTTCTCCGGAGGATCAATCACACGGACTCAGCGACAAGTTCGCGCAGGTCGTCACGGGCGCGCTGACGGCGCGGACCGCCTTGCTCGCACTCGGCCAATTCAACGGCGCGTTCAACGTGTGGCTCGATCGCATTGAAGAGATCGACTCCGACTTTCAACTACGATCGGAAGTCGAAGCGGTCATCAGTCGCGGTGACGTGGGCATCCATCTGACCGCACCGTGGCAGGTGGTCCTCTACGGTCAGCCCAATGTCGGCAAATCGAGCCTGATCAACGCCCTGCTCGGATACGGCCGCGCAATCGTTTCGTCGACCGCCGGCACAACGCGAGACGTCGTCTCCGCAGAAACGGCGCTTGACGGCTGGCCGATTCGGCTCAGCGA contains:
- a CDS encoding GTPase, which gives rise to MNSSDIACRIEVLTAAGRGAIGTLRFVGPVDLIDAAECFRAANGRSIADQMTNRIFFGHWGRGEATEEVVLCRTSADELEIHCHGGSAAITRILNDVRAAGATVARESTSPEDQSHGLSDKFAQVVTGALTARTALLALGQFNGAFNVWLDRIEEIDSDFQLRSEVEAVISRGDVGIHLTAPWQVVLYGQPNVGKSSLINALLGYGRAIVSSTAGTTRDVVSAETALDGWPIRLSDTAGLRDSSDDIEQAGIGRALEQIETSDCRILVIDGSRPLTPAERELCEQSRPNIVVRNKSDLSTVAVLPANFEGVVVSATTGRGIDELAELIVDELVPDPPTPELPIPVTHRQIELLREAADLAAHGQQTAALEVLQQMRTGQDEWPTRE